A window from Streptomyces sp. NBC_00299 encodes these proteins:
- a CDS encoding short-chain fatty acyl-CoA regulator family protein gives MSKTYAGARLRRLREERRMSQAELARVLAISPSYLNQMEHDSRPLTVPVLLRLTETFGLDPNFFSERDTTRLVADLREALTGEIAEARVSPSDLAELASRMPAVARVLLDLGRRNQLLSERLAGAADGRDTAVETPRSPHEEIRDFFYRRQNYLHDTDLAAERLADEIGIRPGEVVGALTARLADAHDVRPAAGTGDRLHHFDAATRTLHLSTRLRPGQRAFRMATQLALLEYGDVDRQAAEDFPPGSPAHALARIGIANYFAAALILPYTAFHTAAEEFRYDIERLTDRYGLGYETVCHRLSTLQRPRLRGVPFSFVRVDRAGNMSKRQSATGFHFSRAGGTCPLWNVYEAFAAPGRIHVQIAEMPDGQRYLWTARAVTRHRGGWGEPGRTYAIGLGCEIRHAHRLVYSDGLDLTNASAATPIGMGCRVCERLDCPQRAAPPLGRALAVDEHSSTFVPYPVEAENDRRA, from the coding sequence GTGAGCAAGACCTATGCGGGGGCACGGCTGCGCAGGCTCCGTGAGGAGCGCCGGATGAGCCAGGCCGAACTGGCCCGGGTCCTCGCCATCTCGCCCAGCTATCTGAACCAGATGGAGCACGACTCCCGCCCGCTCACCGTCCCCGTCCTGCTCCGGCTGACCGAGACCTTCGGACTGGACCCGAACTTCTTCTCCGAGCGCGACACGACCCGTCTGGTGGCCGACCTGCGCGAGGCGCTCACCGGTGAGATCGCCGAAGCCCGCGTCTCCCCGTCCGACCTCGCCGAACTCGCCTCCCGCATGCCCGCGGTCGCGCGGGTCCTCCTCGACCTGGGCCGCCGCAACCAGCTCCTGTCCGAGCGGCTCGCGGGAGCGGCCGACGGCCGGGACACCGCCGTCGAGACACCGCGCTCACCCCACGAGGAGATCCGGGACTTCTTCTACCGCCGCCAGAACTACCTGCACGACACCGACCTCGCGGCCGAACGCCTCGCCGACGAGATCGGCATCCGGCCCGGCGAGGTCGTCGGCGCCCTCACGGCGAGACTGGCCGACGCGCACGACGTCCGCCCGGCCGCAGGGACCGGCGACCGGCTGCACCACTTCGACGCGGCGACCCGCACCCTCCACCTGTCGACCCGCCTGCGCCCCGGCCAGCGAGCGTTCCGCATGGCCACGCAACTGGCGCTCCTCGAATACGGCGACGTCGACCGTCAGGCCGCCGAGGACTTTCCGCCCGGCTCACCCGCCCACGCCCTGGCCCGCATCGGCATCGCCAACTACTTCGCGGCCGCGCTGATCCTGCCGTACACCGCCTTCCACACGGCGGCCGAGGAGTTCCGCTACGACATCGAGCGCCTCACCGACCGCTACGGCCTCGGCTATGAGACCGTCTGCCACCGCCTGAGCACCCTCCAACGACCCCGACTGCGCGGTGTGCCCTTCTCCTTCGTGCGTGTCGACCGTGCCGGGAACATGTCCAAACGCCAGTCGGCCACCGGCTTCCACTTCTCCCGGGCCGGCGGCACCTGCCCCTTGTGGAACGTCTACGAGGCGTTCGCCGCCCCCGGTCGCATCCACGTTCAGATCGCCGAAATGCCGGACGGGCAGCGCTACTTGTGGACCGCCCGCGCTGTCACCCGGCACCGAGGCGGCTGGGGCGAGCCCGGCAGGACGTATGCCATCGGGCTCGGCTGCGAGATCCGCCACGCCCACCGCCTCGTCTACTCCGACGGCCTCGATCTCACCAACGCCTCCGCGGCGACCCCGATCGGGATGGGCTGCCGCGTCTGCGAGCGTCTCGACTGTCCTCAGCGGGCGGCTCCTCCGCTGGGCAGGGCACTCGCCGTCGACGAGCACAGCAGCACGTTCGTGCCGTATCCGGTCGAGGCTGAGAACGACAGGCGGGCGTGA
- a CDS encoding GNAT family N-acetyltransferase translates to MNPVVRVFKGADLLAHSAALRAVYLDAFSGPPWNEGEEYAVEFAKRLTLDVRRPGFTAALALAGQEALGFATAWTTPNPLPTDRCYPQAAAGLGPDRSVDWLCGAREVDELAVRGATRGTGLAADLLEAVTADAPEGRSWLLTSVRSGRAMSFYRRHGWTQATHPSPDGTGIVVFLSPRHPARSQAAPPLTQASSSPASRRPSAASPGTAPPAG, encoded by the coding sequence ATGAACCCTGTCGTCCGGGTCTTCAAGGGCGCCGATCTCCTCGCCCACTCCGCCGCGCTGCGCGCCGTCTATCTCGACGCCTTCAGTGGCCCACCATGGAACGAGGGCGAGGAATACGCGGTCGAGTTCGCCAAGCGGCTCACGCTGGACGTCCGCCGTCCCGGTTTCACCGCCGCGCTCGCCCTCGCCGGCCAGGAGGCCCTCGGCTTCGCCACCGCCTGGACCACCCCCAACCCCCTCCCCACCGACCGCTGCTACCCGCAGGCCGCCGCCGGGCTCGGCCCCGACCGCAGCGTCGACTGGCTGTGCGGGGCCCGCGAGGTGGACGAACTCGCCGTCCGCGGCGCCACCCGGGGCACCGGCCTCGCCGCCGACCTGCTGGAAGCGGTCACCGCGGACGCCCCCGAAGGCCGCTCCTGGCTGCTCACCTCCGTCCGGTCGGGGCGAGCCATGTCCTTCTACCGCCGCCACGGCTGGACGCAGGCCACCCACCCCTCCCCCGACGGCACGGGCATCGTCGTCTTCCTGAGCCCTCGTCACCCCGCCCGGTCCCAGGCTGCCCCACCCCTGACGCAAGCGTCGTCGTCCCCGGCATCGAGGAGGCCGTCGGCCGCATCACCCGGTACGGCTCCTCCTGCCGGCTGA
- a CDS encoding 3-hydroxybutyryl-CoA dehydrogenase: MSGGIRRVGVVGGGQMGAGIAEMCARAGLDTVVCEVDALAARAARERVAASLDRAVRRGKLEEAAARDALARMVFSGSLDDLADRQLVVEAVVENPAAKAGVFATLDKIVEDPEAVLATNTSSLPVMRLGMATGRADRVVGLHFFNPVPVLPLVEVVTSLHTSGTTVAAVEDFAVRALGKTVIRSQDRAGFVVNALLIPYLLSAVRMAESGFATAADIDTGMELGCAHPMGPLKLADLIGLDTVASIAESLYDEFREPLYAPPPLLQRMVEAGLLGRKTGRGFHVYDQD, from the coding sequence GTGAGCGGGGGCATCCGGCGCGTCGGGGTGGTCGGCGGCGGGCAGATGGGGGCCGGGATCGCCGAGATGTGCGCACGGGCCGGGCTCGACACCGTGGTCTGCGAAGTGGACGCGCTCGCGGCCCGCGCGGCACGGGAGCGGGTGGCGGCATCACTCGACCGCGCGGTGCGCCGCGGCAAGCTGGAGGAGGCCGCGGCGCGGGACGCCCTCGCCCGCATGGTCTTCAGCGGCAGCCTGGACGATCTCGCCGACCGGCAGCTCGTCGTCGAGGCGGTCGTCGAGAACCCGGCCGCCAAGGCCGGAGTCTTCGCCACGCTCGACAAGATCGTCGAGGACCCGGAGGCGGTGCTGGCGACCAACACCTCCTCACTCCCCGTCATGCGGCTCGGCATGGCGACCGGCCGGGCCGACCGGGTCGTGGGCCTGCACTTCTTCAACCCGGTGCCGGTGCTGCCCCTGGTGGAGGTCGTGACCTCGCTGCACACGTCGGGGACGACCGTCGCCGCCGTCGAGGACTTCGCGGTCCGCGCGCTCGGCAAGACCGTCATCCGCTCCCAGGACCGGGCAGGCTTCGTCGTCAACGCCCTGCTCATCCCGTACCTGCTGTCCGCGGTCCGGATGGCGGAGTCCGGTTTCGCCACCGCCGCCGACATCGACACGGGCATGGAGCTGGGCTGCGCCCACCCCATGGGCCCACTGAAACTGGCAGACCTGATCGGGCTGGACACGGTCGCCTCGATCGCCGAGTCGCTCTACGACGAGTTCAGGGAACCCCTCTACGCCCCTCCCCCGCTGCTCCAGCGGATGGTGGAGGCGGGACTGCTCGGCCGGAAGACCGGCCGCGGGTTCCACGTCTACGACCAGGACTGA
- a CDS encoding BlaI/MecI/CopY family transcriptional regulator produces MADDRQRSRRRGQGELEALVLSALREADGPATAGWVQERLGGDLAYTTVITILTRLLAKGAVTRERAGRSFAWTSASDEAGLAAHRMRRVLDAESDRGAVLASFVTGLRPDDERLLRELLGQSRSEPGGSRSEGDN; encoded by the coding sequence ATGGCGGATGACCGGCAGCGTTCCCGGCGCCGGGGACAGGGCGAGCTGGAGGCGCTGGTCCTGTCGGCGCTGCGGGAGGCGGACGGTCCGGCGACGGCCGGCTGGGTGCAGGAACGGCTCGGCGGGGATCTCGCCTATACGACGGTGATCACGATCCTGACCCGTCTGCTGGCCAAGGGCGCGGTGACCCGGGAGCGTGCGGGCCGCTCCTTCGCGTGGACGTCGGCCTCGGACGAGGCGGGCCTCGCGGCGCACAGGATGCGCAGGGTGCTGGACGCCGAGAGCGACCGCGGGGCCGTGCTCGCCAGCTTCGTCACCGGTCTGCGGCCGGACGACGAGCGGCTGCTGCGTGAACTGCTCGGCCAGTCCCGGAGCGAACCGGGCGGGTCCCGGAGCGAAGGGGACAACTGA
- the aceB gene encoding malate synthase A, translating to MSTTALTHHVRVLAGPGHRHDEILTPAALDFVGRLAAEFGERRRELMKERRRLALRLASGSPLGFPLVTSAVRADPAWRVAPPAPGLTDRRVEITGPPDRRMAVNALNSGAEVWMADFEDATAPLWDNVIGGQLNLLDAVERRFDFTTAEGTEYRLGESDRLATVMVRPRGWHLDEEHLESDGRPVPAALVDFGLYFFHCAQRQIDAGYGPYFYLPKLENRYEARLWNDVFVLAQELLGIPRGTIRATVLIETITAAFEMEEILYELREHSAGLNAGRWDYLFSLIKTFGHRTDFLLPDRAKVTMSAPFMRAYTELLVRTCHRRGAHAIGGMAAHVPGKDPDTNEAALAKVRLDKEREAEDGFDGSWVAHPGLVPACREVFDGVLGERPHQLDRTRDDVEVTAADLLSVRRISGPPTAEGVRSNIAVALRYFAAWLRGQGAVALYGLMEDAATAEIARVQIWQWLRHRVVDRETVLRLLDDEVAALGAEYPWAPVDEIRALFERMALAGELPQFFTPDAYTRHLVKRTKAGA from the coding sequence ATGTCCACCACCGCACTGACCCACCATGTCCGCGTCCTCGCCGGTCCGGGCCACCGTCACGACGAGATCCTCACGCCTGCCGCCCTCGACTTCGTGGGCCGGCTCGCTGCGGAGTTCGGCGAACGCCGCCGGGAACTCATGAAGGAGCGCCGCAGGCTGGCGCTGCGGCTGGCGTCGGGCTCACCGCTCGGCTTCCCCCTGGTCACCTCCGCCGTCCGCGCCGACCCGGCCTGGCGCGTCGCACCGCCCGCACCCGGCCTGACCGACCGCCGCGTCGAGATCACCGGCCCGCCGGACCGCCGGATGGCGGTCAACGCGCTCAACTCCGGCGCCGAGGTCTGGATGGCGGACTTCGAGGACGCCACCGCTCCCCTCTGGGACAACGTCATCGGCGGCCAGCTCAACCTGCTCGACGCCGTCGAGCGCCGTTTCGACTTCACCACGGCGGAGGGCACGGAATACCGGCTCGGCGAGAGCGACCGGCTCGCCACCGTCATGGTCCGCCCGCGCGGCTGGCATCTCGACGAGGAGCACCTGGAGTCGGACGGGCGGCCCGTGCCCGCCGCCCTGGTCGACTTCGGCCTGTACTTCTTCCACTGCGCCCAGCGCCAGATCGACGCCGGGTACGGTCCGTACTTCTACCTGCCGAAGCTGGAGAACCGCTACGAGGCACGTCTGTGGAACGACGTCTTCGTCCTCGCCCAGGAACTGCTCGGTATCCCACGCGGCACGATCCGCGCCACGGTCCTCATCGAGACGATCACCGCCGCGTTCGAGATGGAGGAGATCCTCTACGAACTGCGTGAGCACAGCGCGGGACTCAACGCGGGTCGCTGGGACTACCTGTTCAGCCTGATCAAGACCTTCGGTCACCGCACCGACTTCCTCCTCCCCGACCGGGCCAAGGTGACGATGAGCGCCCCCTTCATGCGGGCGTACACCGAACTCCTCGTGCGCACCTGCCACCGTCGCGGCGCGCACGCCATCGGCGGCATGGCCGCCCACGTGCCCGGCAAGGACCCGGACACGAACGAGGCCGCGCTCGCCAAGGTCCGGCTCGACAAGGAGCGCGAGGCGGAGGACGGCTTCGACGGCTCCTGGGTGGCTCACCCCGGGCTGGTCCCCGCCTGCCGCGAGGTCTTCGACGGTGTCCTCGGCGAACGGCCCCACCAACTCGACCGTACCCGCGACGACGTCGAGGTGACCGCGGCCGACCTGCTGTCGGTGCGAAGGATCAGCGGGCCGCCGACCGCGGAGGGTGTCCGCAGCAACATCGCCGTCGCGCTGCGCTACTTCGCCGCCTGGCTGCGCGGGCAGGGCGCCGTCGCCCTGTACGGCCTGATGGAGGACGCGGCCACCGCCGAGATCGCCCGCGTGCAGATCTGGCAGTGGCTCCGGCACCGGGTCGTCGACCGGGAGACGGTGCTGCGGCTGCTCGACGACGAGGTCGCCGCGCTCGGCGCCGAGTACCCGTGGGCGCCCGTCGACGAGATCCGCGCCCTGTTCGAACGCATGGCGCTGGCAGGCGAGTTGCCCCAGTTCTTCACCCCGGACGCGTACACCCGGCACCTCGTGAAGCGGACGAAGGCCGGCGCGTGA
- a CDS encoding HoxN/HupN/NixA family nickel/cobalt transporter, with product MTRKEWANLGGMAAFILVLHVIGWFTLVVVVAPEHYSLGSKTFGIGIGVTAYTLGMRHAFDADHIAAIDNTTRKLMSEGQRPLSVGFWFSLGHSSIVFALALLLSLGVKALADPVQNDDSALHSVTGWIGTTVSGTFLYLIAVINIVIMAGVWKVFRRMRTGHFDEAALEDQLNNRGFMNRLLVRLIKSITKPWQMYPLGMLFGLGFDTATEIALLVLAGSGAASGLPWYAILCLPLLFAAGMSLLDTIDGSFMNFAYGWAFSKPVRKVYYNLTITGLSVAVALIIGTVELLGLIAEQADLHGPFWDWVSGLDLNVIGYVIVGLFFATWALALVVWKAGRIEEKWTAGLAPPAQPGSGSSDTALRHGPGPRPNA from the coding sequence ATGACCCGCAAGGAGTGGGCGAACCTCGGCGGAATGGCCGCGTTCATCCTGGTGCTCCACGTCATCGGCTGGTTCACACTCGTGGTGGTCGTCGCCCCCGAGCACTACAGCCTGGGCAGCAAGACCTTCGGTATCGGCATCGGCGTCACCGCCTACACCCTCGGCATGCGGCACGCCTTCGACGCCGACCACATCGCCGCCATCGACAACACCACCCGCAAGCTGATGAGCGAGGGGCAGCGGCCACTGTCGGTGGGCTTCTGGTTCTCCCTCGGCCACTCCTCGATCGTCTTCGCCCTCGCCCTCCTGCTCTCCCTGGGCGTCAAGGCGTTGGCCGACCCGGTGCAGAACGACGACTCGGCGCTGCACAGCGTGACGGGCTGGATCGGTACGACGGTCTCGGGGACGTTCCTCTACCTCATCGCGGTCATCAACATCGTGATCATGGCCGGCGTCTGGAAGGTCTTCCGGCGGATGCGCACCGGCCACTTCGACGAGGCCGCCCTCGAAGACCAGCTCAACAACCGGGGCTTCATGAACCGCCTCCTCGTCCGCCTGATCAAGTCGATCACCAAGCCCTGGCAGATGTATCCCCTGGGCATGCTCTTCGGCCTCGGCTTCGACACCGCGACCGAGATCGCACTCCTCGTCCTCGCCGGCTCGGGCGCGGCATCCGGGCTGCCGTGGTACGCCATCCTGTGCCTGCCGCTCCTGTTCGCGGCCGGCATGTCGCTGCTCGACACCATCGACGGCTCGTTCATGAACTTCGCCTACGGCTGGGCGTTCTCCAAGCCGGTCCGCAAGGTCTACTACAACCTCACCATCACGGGCCTGTCGGTCGCCGTCGCCCTCATCATCGGCACTGTCGAGCTGCTGGGCCTGATCGCCGAGCAGGCGGACCTGCACGGCCCGTTCTGGGACTGGGTGTCCGGCCTCGACCTGAACGTCATCGGTTACGTCATCGTCGGCCTGTTCTTCGCCACGTGGGCGTTGGCCCTGGTGGTGTGGAAGGCCGGCCGCATCGAGGAGAAGTGGACGGCCGGCCTGGCGCCGCCCGCGCAACCGGGCTCGGGCAGCAGTGACACCGCGCTGCGACACGGCCCAGGTCCTAGGCCCAACGCCTGA
- a CDS encoding TerD family protein: protein MGVSLSKGGNVSLSKEAPGLTAVLVGLGWDVRTTTGTDYDLDASALLLNASGKVPSDRHFVFYNNLTSPDGSVEHTGDNLTGEGEGDDESVKVELAAVPADVDRIVFPVSIHDAENRGQSFGQVRNAFIRIVNQAGGAEIARYDLSEDASTETAMVFGELYRHGAEWKFRAVGQGYASGLAGIAADFGVDV, encoded by the coding sequence GTGGGAGTTTCCCTGTCCAAGGGCGGCAACGTCTCGCTCAGCAAGGAGGCGCCGGGCCTGACCGCCGTCCTGGTCGGACTGGGCTGGGACGTGCGCACGACCACCGGCACCGACTACGACCTCGACGCCTCCGCCCTGCTGCTGAACGCCTCCGGCAAGGTCCCGTCCGACCGGCACTTCGTCTTCTACAACAACCTCACCAGCCCGGACGGTTCCGTGGAGCACACCGGTGACAACCTCACCGGTGAGGGCGAGGGCGACGACGAGTCCGTCAAGGTCGAGCTGGCGGCCGTGCCCGCCGACGTCGACCGGATCGTGTTCCCGGTCTCCATCCACGACGCCGAGAACCGCGGCCAGAGCTTCGGCCAGGTCCGCAACGCCTTCATCCGCATCGTCAACCAGGCCGGTGGGGCCGAGATCGCACGCTACGACCTGTCCGAGGACGCCTCGACCGAGACGGCCATGGTGTTCGGCGAGTTGTACCGACACGGCGCCGAGTGGAAGTTCCGAGCGGTCGGACAGGGTTACGCCTCCGGACTCGCCGGGATCGCCGCCGACTTCGGTGTCGACGTCTGA
- a CDS encoding superoxide dismutase, whose translation MAVYTLPELPYDYASLAPVISPEIIELHHDKHHAAYVKGANDTLEQLAEARDKESWGSINGLEKNLAFHLSGHILHSIYWHNMTGEGGGEPLEKDGVGELADAIAESFGSFANFKAQLSKASATTQGSGWGVLAYEPLSGRLIVEQVYDHQGNIGQGSTPILVFDAWEHAFYLQYRNQKVDFIEAMWQVVNWQDVAKRYAAAKERGNSLLLAP comes from the coding sequence ATGGCGGTTTACACGCTCCCGGAGCTTCCGTACGACTACGCGTCGCTCGCCCCGGTCATCAGCCCCGAGATCATCGAACTGCACCACGACAAGCACCACGCGGCGTACGTGAAGGGCGCGAACGACACGCTGGAGCAGCTCGCCGAGGCGCGGGACAAGGAGTCGTGGGGCTCGATCAACGGCCTGGAGAAGAATCTGGCCTTCCATCTCTCCGGCCACATCCTGCACTCGATCTACTGGCACAACATGACGGGCGAGGGCGGCGGCGAGCCGCTGGAGAAGGACGGCGTGGGCGAACTCGCGGACGCCATCGCAGAGTCCTTCGGGTCCTTCGCGAACTTCAAGGCCCAGCTTTCCAAGGCGTCGGCCACGACCCAGGGTTCCGGCTGGGGTGTGCTCGCCTACGAGCCACTCAGCGGCCGCCTCATCGTCGAGCAGGTCTACGACCACCAGGGCAACATCGGCCAGGGTTCGACGCCGATCCTGGTGTTCGACGCCTGGGAGCACGCCTTCTACCTCCAGTACCGGAACCAGAAGGTCGACTTCATCGAGGCCATGTGGCAGGTCGTCAACTGGCAGGACGTGGCCAAGCGTTACGCCGCCGCCAAGGAGCGCGGCAACAGTCTGCTTCTCGCGCCGTGA
- a CDS encoding twin-arginine translocase TatA/TatE family subunit encodes MFGLSELVIILLVVIAVLCAKKLPELARSAGKSARILKSEARAMKDEDAPGAPRVIPGETVAPEGPRPQSSGAP; translated from the coding sequence ATGTTCGGACTGAGCGAACTCGTGATCATCCTCCTCGTCGTCATCGCCGTCCTCTGCGCGAAGAAGCTTCCCGAACTCGCCCGTTCGGCGGGCAAGTCGGCGCGCATCCTCAAGTCCGAGGCCAGGGCGATGAAGGACGAGGACGCTCCGGGGGCGCCTCGGGTGATTCCGGGGGAGACCGTCGCCCCGGAGGGGCCGAGGCCGCAGAGCTCGGGTGCGCCGTAG
- the tsaD gene encoding tRNA (adenosine(37)-N6)-threonylcarbamoyltransferase complex transferase subunit TsaD has translation MGRKASPIVLGIESSCDETGAGLVQDGRLLGHAIASSMDEHARYGGVVPEIAARAHVHAVRPVVQQALDGAGLRLCDIGAVAVTTGPGLSGALQVGLAGAKGIAYALGVPLYGVHHLAGHVAADTLEHGPLPDPCMVLIVSGGHTSLLLVRDLARDPIVHLGDTLDDAAGECFDKVARVFGLPYPGGPAIDRAARVGDPRAVPFPRPLTGPRDEPYDFSFSGLKTAAARWAEGHAGPELPVAGGAASLQEAIADVLTRKAVAACVEHGVGTLVVVGGVAANSRVRSLAEERCRAAGVKLRVPPLRLCTDNGAMIAAVGDLLVRAGAGPAPLDVSIDPSAPLEYAALHPVAAIAKAVAA, from the coding sequence ATGGGGCGCAAGGCATCTCCGATCGTGCTGGGCATCGAGTCGTCCTGCGACGAGACGGGCGCGGGTCTCGTCCAGGACGGCCGGCTGCTCGGCCATGCCATCGCGTCGAGCATGGACGAACACGCCCGCTACGGCGGTGTCGTGCCCGAGATCGCCGCCCGCGCCCATGTGCATGCGGTACGACCGGTGGTCCAGCAGGCCCTGGACGGTGCCGGGTTGCGGCTCTGCGACATCGGCGCGGTCGCCGTCACCACCGGACCGGGCCTGTCGGGCGCGCTCCAGGTGGGGCTGGCCGGGGCGAAGGGCATCGCGTACGCGCTCGGTGTCCCCCTGTACGGCGTGCACCACCTCGCCGGCCATGTCGCCGCCGACACCCTGGAACACGGGCCGTTGCCCGATCCCTGCATGGTGCTGATCGTCTCGGGCGGCCACACTTCGCTGCTCCTCGTCCGCGACCTGGCCCGCGATCCGATCGTCCATCTCGGCGACACCCTCGACGACGCGGCCGGGGAGTGCTTCGACAAGGTGGCGCGGGTTTTCGGGCTGCCGTATCCGGGCGGTCCGGCCATCGACCGGGCAGCGCGCGTGGGGGATCCGCGCGCTGTCCCCTTCCCGCGCCCGCTGACCGGCCCGCGCGACGAACCGTACGACTTCTCCTTCTCCGGGCTGAAGACGGCTGCCGCGCGGTGGGCGGAGGGGCACGCGGGCCCTGAACTGCCCGTCGCCGGCGGCGCGGCGTCGCTGCAGGAGGCCATCGCCGACGTACTGACCCGCAAGGCGGTGGCGGCCTGCGTCGAGCATGGTGTGGGCACCCTGGTCGTGGTCGGCGGGGTTGCCGCGAACTCCCGTGTCCGTTCCCTGGCCGAGGAGCGCTGCCGCGCCGCGGGTGTCAAACTGCGCGTGCCGCCCCTGCGGTTGTGCACGGACAACGGCGCGATGATCGCCGCCGTCGGCGACCTCCTCGTGCGTGCCGGAGCCGGACCGGCCCCGCTGGACGTGTCGATCGATCCGTCGGCGCCGCTTGAGTACGCGGCCCTGCACCCTGTGGCGGCCATCGCCAAGGCGGTGGCCGCCTGA